The stretch of DNA GCGGCGCGAGCACCAGTCCGCCGGGCAGCCGGTCCCGCAGCGTCTCGGAGAGCAGCCGCACGCTCTGCGTCAGGTCGCAGCGCGTACATCCGTTGTCCGGCGCCGTGGGGACCGTCAGGACCGAAGCGAGGGCGTCGATGACCAGATCCTGCCGGACGGGCCAGCGTCTGCGGATCGACGCCTTGGTCGTGCCGGCCCTGGCTGCCACGGTTTCCAGCGCGAGCCTCGGGTAGCCGTTCTCGCGCAGGACACCGAGGGTGGCCGTCAGGACGGCGGTGTCGATCGCCGGGTCTCTCGGCCGGCCCGCGGAAGGCGTCACCGCCCGGCGTCCTGCGGGTACCAGCGCAGCTCGACCGTGTTGCCGTCGGGGTCCCGCACGTAGACGGACTCGGCACTGCCCCGCGCGCCGAAGCGGCCGACCGGCCCCTCCAGCACGGTGAAGACCCCCGATTCGATGACCTCCCGCCAGTCCAGGGGATCCACCACCAGGCAGATGTGGTCCACGTTGGACTCGCCGCGAGGGCGGCTGACGAGGTCGATGATGGTCACCGCGCTCACCCGCACCGAGGGGAACGGCGCCTTGCCCTCCCGCCATTCGTCCACCCGCACCGGTTCGAGGCCGAGGGGCCCGCAGTAGAACTCCAGCGCCCGCTCGACATCGCCGACGTTCAGCACCAGGTGATCGAAATCCTTGACCCGCATGGGCTCTCTCCCCGTCATTTGAATACGAACCGGTTCGGATCGTAATGGCGGGAGGGCGTCGAAGGAACCCCTCCGCACGGCTACCGCTCGCCGAAGCCCGCCGTACGGCCCCCGCACCCCACTCCATGACTGAATCGCCGCCCGGCGGTGACACGAGTGGCCGGGGGAGCGTTCGTTCGCTGTGCGGACGAGGAGGCGCAGGGGTGTCATGGGAGAGACGCGGCCCGCGGGCCCGCCGGGCCACCTGTCACGGGCGGCACCGGCGACGCGGGGGAGGCGACACGGGTCGGTGCGCGGGAGACACCCGGTGCGCGGGAGACACCCGGTACGCGAGAGACACCCGGTACGCGAGAGATATCGGCACACGGACGAGAGATATCGGCACACGAAGAGGAGAGCCGCCATGCCCCAGGGATCCAACGCGAAGCGTGAGCGTCAGTACGAGCACATCAAGGAGGGCGCCGAGAAGCGCGGCACCTCGACGGGACGTGCCGAGGAGATCGCGGCACGGACCGTGAACAAGGAGCGCGCGAGGAACGGAGAGTCGAAGCAGGCGAGCAAGGTCTCCACGCAGGACCCCAAGTCGGCCTACGAACGTGGCGGCGAGCGGTCCCACAAAGGCCCGAACGGGCCGACCCGTGACCAGCTCTACGCCGAGGCGAAGGGCCGCAACATCGACGGCAGGTCCAAGATGTCCAAGGACCAGCTGAGGAAGGCCCTGGGACGCTAGCCTCCGCGAGCCTCCGCGCCCGGGAGAGGGCCGGGTGAGCAGCGGTCCTCGCCGTACGGCCGCCCGGTCAGGGACAGGCCGGTTCGCGTACCCTCGGTGGGGCGGACCCGCGTGGAGCGCGGGTGCTGTGCGCGGCCCGTCGACACGGTCCCGGCCAGGCTCGGGAGGACGCCAACGGGCGAGGTGCGTCGCTCCGCCTCCTGTTCGGCAGAAGAAGCGAGGAGAACCAAGATGACGGAATCCACCGAGCGTGCCGTACTCGCCGGGGGGTGCTTCTGGGGAATGCAGGACCTGATCCGCAAGTACCCCGGGGTGCTGACCACACGGGTCGGGTACGCGGGCGGCGACGTGCCGAACGCCACGTACCGGAATCATGGGACGCACGCCGAGTCCATCGAGATCATCTTCGACCCCGCGAAGATCTCCTACCGGGAGATTCTGGAGTTCTTCTTCCAGATCCACGACCCGTCCACGCTGAACCGCCAGGGCAACGACGTGGGGATGAGCTACCGGTCCGCCATCTTCTGCACGAGCGACGAGCAGAAGCGCGTCGCCGAGGACACGATCGCCGATGTCGACGCCTCAGGCCTCTGGCCGGGCAGGGCCGTGACCGAGGTGGCGCCCGCCGGTGACTTCTGGGAGGCGGAGCCGGAGCACCAGGACTACCTGGAGCGCTACCCCGAGGGGTACACCTGCCACTTCGTACGGCCGGGCTGGAAGCTCCCCCGCAGGGAGGAAACGAGCCGGTCGTAGTCGCCGCGGACGCGGCGGCGGCCGGCCTGGACCCACCGTGCTCCGGTGTCCGGGCCGCCGTGCCGCCGCCTGCCGCCGCGTCATAGGGTCGGGGAAGGTCAGGGCCTCTTCACGCCCCGTCCTTCAGACCTTCAGTACCGTGCCCGACCTTGAGGAGCAGCATGACCGACCCGTCGGCCAGCACCGTGCAGTACGAGATCGCCCGGGATCTCCAGGTGTCAGAGACGTTCGACGCGGAGCTGGAGATCGAGCGGCGGGTGGCGTTCCTCGCCGAGCGGCTCACCTCCACAGGGCTGCGCTCCCTCGTGCTGGGGATCAGCGGGGGAGTCGACTCCACGACGGCGGGCAGGCTCTGCCAGCTCGCGGTGGAGCGGGTACGCGAGGCCGGCCATGACGCGACCTTCCACGCCATGCGCCTGCCCTACGGCGTCCAGGCGGACGAGAGCGACGCCCAGCTCGCGCTCAAGTTCATCCAGGCCGACCGCTCCCTGACCGTGGACGTGCGGCCCGCGAGTGACGCCGCTCTCGAAGCCTGCCTCTCCGGAGGGCTGGAGTTCCGCGACGCGGGCCACCAGGATTTCGTCCAGGGCAACATCAAGGCGCGCCAGCGCATGATCGCCCAGTACGCGGTGGCGGGTGCCCAGGACGGCCTGGTGGTGGGCACCGACCACGCGGCGGAGGCCGTATCCGGTTTCTTCACCAAGTTCGGTGACGGAGCCGCCGACCTCGTGCCGCTGGAGGGCCTCACCAAGCGTCGCGTGCGAGCCGTCGCCGCACTGCTCGGCGCCCCGGACCAGCTCGTCAGGAAGGCGCCCACCGCCGACCTGGAGAGCCTGACGCCCGGCAAGCTCGACGAGGACGCCCTCGGGGTGACCTACGACGACATCGACGACTTCCTTGAGGGCGAGCCGGTGAGCGAGGAAGTCTTCGAGACCATCGTCCGCCGTTACCGTCGGACCGAGCACAAGCGTCAGCTTCCCGTCGGGCCCTGACCAGGTCCCGTCGTTCTCCGACCAGGCCCCGTCAGTCCCTGACCGGGCCTGGTCCGGTCCCGGCGTCGCCGCACGCGGTGTGGACCGGGCCCGTCCCCGGAATCGGTGTGCCGGTGCGGTGGCCCCACTCAAGGTCCCGCCGCCCGCGCCGTAGCAAGGTCCCGCCGTCCGCGCGGAAAAGGGACCTCACATTCTCACGGGCCCGAGCGTCTACGGGGTGAGGCGGTGAACACCGCACACCGACCGTTGGAGAAGGAGCCCGGGACCATGAACACGCGCCACGCGATCGTCCCCACACCGCTCGGCGACCTGACCGTGGTCGCTTCGGGGGAGTCCCTTGTGGGCGTCTACTTCCCGCACCACTGGTACCTGCCCCCGAGCGCGGAACTCGGCCCCGAAACCGACGCAGGACAGGACCCACCGCTGGCCCGCGCGGCGGCACAGCTGGGCGAATACCTGGCGGGGGAGCGGACCTCCTTCGACCTGGCGACGGAGACACACGGTGATCCGCTCCAGGAACAGGTGTGGGCCATGCTCAGGCGGATCCCGTTCGGTACGACGACGACGTACGGGGCATTGGCCGAACAGCTCGGCAACAAGGGGCTCGCGCAGACAGTGGGGCAGGCGGTCGGGCACAATCCCCTCTCGATCATCGTGCCCTGCCACCGGGTCGTCGGCAGCAACGGGAAGCTCACCGGTTTCGCCGGGGGACTCTCCCGCAAACAGCGGCTCCTGGAACTCGAAGAGCCCGCGGAGGTCAGGGCAGGACGGCTCTTCTGACCCCCCTCCGGCCCGTCGCCAGGAGCCACCGTCACCAGTGTCACCAGGATGAGGACATGAAGAAGCCCTTCGAACGGGTCGTGACCGAGCACGCGGAGGCCGTACTGCGGGTATGCCGGGCGGTCGTCGGCGTCGACGACGCGGACGACGCCTGGTCGGAGACGTTCCTCGCCGCGATGCGCGCCTACCCGGAGCTTCCTGCCGACGCCAACGTGGAGGCGTGGCTGGTGACCATCGCCCACCGCAAGGCCATCGACCTCACGCGGGGCCGGGCGCGGCGCGCCGTCCCCGTCGGCGAAGTTCCGGAACACCCCTCGTCCATCGGGTTGCCGGACCGGAGCGACCCGGACCTGTGGAGAGCGGTGGGGGCGCTGCCGGAGAGGCAGCGGCTGGCCGTCGCCTACCACCACTTCGCCGGAGTCCCCTACAAGGACGTCGCGCGCATCGTCGGCGGGACCCCGGAATCGGTGCGCAGGGCCGCGTCGGACGGCGTCAGAACCCTCCGGAACGCCCTGTCGGACGCACACCCCGCGCACCCCGCCCAACGACCCTCACCACCCGGACGGGCCGCATCCGAACCGACCGTGAAACCGGCCGCGAACGCGAGACCGAACGCGAAGGAAGGGACGCCATGAGCGACACCAACGACCGTAACGTCGCCGGGAGGACCGCCGCCGACGACAGGATCAGCGCCGCCGACAGGACCGCCCGCGACACGAGCGCCGGCGACAGGACCACCGACGACGTGGACGTCCGCGCGATTCTCTCCCGCGCGGCGGTGGACGAGGCCACGCTGGGACGGTTGCACGCGAAGCTGGAGGACGCGGCGGCCCGCGAGGGCGTACTGGACATCGCCTACCGGATCGTCGACGCGCCGATCGGCCGGTTGCTCGTCGCCTCGACGGAGCGTGGGCTCGTACGGGTGGCCTTCGACAGTGAGGATCACGACAAGGTCCTCGACGACCTGTCGGCCAGACTGAGCCCCCGGGTGCTCCGTGCCCCCGCGCGGCTGGACGCGGTGGCACGAGAGCTCGACCAGTACTTCGCGGGGACACGCCGCACATTCGACCTGGAGCTGGACAGGTCGCTGTCGAAGGGGTTCAGAGAGGTGGTGCAGCGCTACCTGCCGGAGATCCCTTACGGGGACACCCTCAGCTACGGGCAGGTCGCGCGGCTGGTCGGGAACCCGAAGGCGGTGCGCGCGGTGGGCACGGCCTGCGCGACCAACCCCCTCCCCGTCGTGGTGCCGTGCCACCGGGTGCTGCGCACGGACGGCAGCCTGGGCGGCTATGTCGGCGGCCCGGCCACGAAG from Streptomyces tsukubensis encodes:
- a CDS encoding plasmid stabilization protein — encoded protein: MPQGSNAKRERQYEHIKEGAEKRGTSTGRAEEIAARTVNKERARNGESKQASKVSTQDPKSAYERGGERSHKGPNGPTRDQLYAEAKGRNIDGRSKMSKDQLRKALGR
- a CDS encoding methylated-DNA--[protein]-cysteine S-methyltransferase; amino-acid sequence: MSDTNDRNVAGRTAADDRISAADRTARDTSAGDRTTDDVDVRAILSRAAVDEATLGRLHAKLEDAAAREGVLDIAYRIVDAPIGRLLVASTERGLVRVAFDSEDHDKVLDDLSARLSPRVLRAPARLDAVARELDQYFAGTRRTFDLELDRSLSKGFREVVQRYLPEIPYGDTLSYGQVARLVGNPKAVRAVGTACATNPLPVVVPCHRVLRTDGSLGGYVGGPATKSALLRLEAAV
- a CDS encoding VOC family protein — its product is MRVKDFDHLVLNVGDVERALEFYCGPLGLEPVRVDEWREGKAPFPSVRVSAVTIIDLVSRPRGESNVDHICLVVDPLDWREVIESGVFTVLEGPVGRFGARGSAESVYVRDPDGNTVELRWYPQDAGR
- the msrA gene encoding peptide-methionine (S)-S-oxide reductase MsrA gives rise to the protein MTESTERAVLAGGCFWGMQDLIRKYPGVLTTRVGYAGGDVPNATYRNHGTHAESIEIIFDPAKISYREILEFFFQIHDPSTLNRQGNDVGMSYRSAIFCTSDEQKRVAEDTIADVDASGLWPGRAVTEVAPAGDFWEAEPEHQDYLERYPEGYTCHFVRPGWKLPRREETSRS
- a CDS encoding RNA polymerase sigma factor, whose amino-acid sequence is MKKPFERVVTEHAEAVLRVCRAVVGVDDADDAWSETFLAAMRAYPELPADANVEAWLVTIAHRKAIDLTRGRARRAVPVGEVPEHPSSIGLPDRSDPDLWRAVGALPERQRLAVAYHHFAGVPYKDVARIVGGTPESVRRAASDGVRTLRNALSDAHPAHPAQRPSPPGRAASEPTVKPAANARPNAKEGTP
- a CDS encoding methylated-DNA--[protein]-cysteine S-methyltransferase, with product MNTRHAIVPTPLGDLTVVASGESLVGVYFPHHWYLPPSAELGPETDAGQDPPLARAAAQLGEYLAGERTSFDLATETHGDPLQEQVWAMLRRIPFGTTTTYGALAEQLGNKGLAQTVGQAVGHNPLSIIVPCHRVVGSNGKLTGFAGGLSRKQRLLELEEPAEVRAGRLF
- the nadE gene encoding ammonia-dependent NAD(+) synthetase, which translates into the protein MTDPSASTVQYEIARDLQVSETFDAELEIERRVAFLAERLTSTGLRSLVLGISGGVDSTTAGRLCQLAVERVREAGHDATFHAMRLPYGVQADESDAQLALKFIQADRSLTVDVRPASDAALEACLSGGLEFRDAGHQDFVQGNIKARQRMIAQYAVAGAQDGLVVGTDHAAEAVSGFFTKFGDGAADLVPLEGLTKRRVRAVAALLGAPDQLVRKAPTADLESLTPGKLDEDALGVTYDDIDDFLEGEPVSEEVFETIVRRYRRTEHKRQLPVGP